The genomic stretch GGCCCAGGTCTTCACGAACCAGGATGAGACTGGTCTGCTCCGCGAGCCGGAAGATCTTCACGTCCTTGGGGATCTTCTTCTCATTGAGGACCAACCGCCGGAAATGCAGCACCTGATTCTTCAGGATGGCGTTCATGCTGAAGTCGGACTTCTTCGCATCCATGCACGCGACCGTCCCCAGCACGTTGGCGATGTAATAGGGCATGGTCAGGACTTTCTTACGGGGCGTCCGGAGACGAATGGGCAGGTATTCGATGGAATCCGCTGGCGTCTCCTGCTCCAGGATGCCCTTGAGCTTTTCGGAGACCACCAGCATCCCGAACGTGTTCGGGATGCTGTCCGTCAGCGTGCTGCCTCCCTCCTTCGACAAGTCGAAGACCAGGCCCTTCGGGAACCATTCCTCACAGCGGACGCCCTCCGTGAGGAGGTAACCGCGCCCATCCAGTTCTTCCTTGCGGGAAGAGTCCAGCCACGCGAAGGACTCATCCTCGTCGTCGTCCACCCAGGGGTAGTAGCTCACGGCAATCCGCTCCACTTCAGCGCTTCTTCGCGATACCCCGCTTCTTCGGAGCGGGCTTGGTGAACAAGTTGATGTTGATGGGGCCTGCCGCGGACACCATGTCCCAGTAATCCGCCTGGAGGCGCATCAACATATCCTTGACGTCTGTCGGAGGATTCCACTCCTTGTGCTTCTTGTCCTTCGCCAGCGCGGAATCCAGCGAATTGCGGACGATGCGCATATCGGCACTCGCCTGTTTCGAATAGGCCGGATGACTCCCCATGTGGTGGGGCAAGCTGTGGAACTCCGAGTCGCGCGCCACGGCGGGGAGGAAGATGATGTTCTCCCCATTGTTGATGTTGTAGTCCACGCCCCGAAGCATCCGCATCTGGTCACTGGTGAAGTTCTTATCGGAGAAGGCCTCCTCCGGAAGCAGATGGTGTGCCTGGTTGATGTACGGGGACTGGCCAATCTTGAAGTTCTGGCCGTGGACAAAGGTGTATCTGCGCGCATGCGTCAGGCTGCCAGGCTTGATTCGCTTGTCCCCGCGCACACGGGTGCCTCGCGCCTGGAGCACACCCTGGATGATCTCAAGGTTCGCGTAGATCTTGTTCCGGCCGCCATTGCCCTTGATGTGCTTGTGGCCTTTGTCCCGATAGTCACGCGAACGCCTGAGCCGGGCCTTCAGCTTGCCCATTCCAGAGAGATGATCTGCCTTCG from Myxococcus xanthus encodes the following:
- a CDS encoding imm11 family protein; the protein is MSYYPWVDDDEDESFAWLDSSRKEELDGRGYLLTEGVRCEEWFPKGLVFDLSKEGGSTLTDSIPNTFGMLVVSEKLKGILEQETPADSIEYLPIRLRTPRKKVLTMPYYIANVLGTVACMDAKKSDFSMNAILKNQVLHFRRLVLNEKKIPKDVKIFRLAEQTSLILVREDLGQRIVDEDCLGVLFQEMEDFGSEFRGRA
- a CDS encoding AHH domain-containing protein, with the protein product MAKADHLSGMGKLKARLRRSRDYRDKGHKHIKGNGGRNKIYANLEIIQGVLQARGTRVRGDKRIKPGSLTHARRYTFVHGQNFKIGQSPYINQAHHLLPEEAFSDKNFTSDQMRMLRGVDYNINNGENIIFLPAVARDSEFHSLPHHMGSHPAYSKQASADMRIVRNSLDSALAKDKKHKEWNPPTDVKDMLMRLQADYWDMVSAAGPININLFTKPAPKKRGIAKKR